A window of Haliscomenobacter hydrossis DSM 1100 contains these coding sequences:
- a CDS encoding type II toxin-antitoxin system VapC family toxin, translated as MICLDTSILIDFFRKEKKENSLFFRLTQQYRIFTVSVITEYEIFVGSNQEQQEFWENFFSRIVVLPFDSASSQVAVQIFKDLKAKNKLIEIPDILIAATAINNNLPLATTNLKHFDRIEGLELVSM; from the coding sequence ATGATTTGTTTGGATACCTCTATTCTGATTGATTTTTTCAGGAAAGAAAAAAAGGAAAACTCGCTTTTTTTTCGATTGACTCAGCAGTATCGAATTTTTACTGTGTCTGTAATCACGGAATATGAAATTTTTGTGGGTTCTAATCAAGAACAGCAAGAATTCTGGGAAAATTTCTTCTCAAGAATTGTTGTCTTGCCTTTCGATAGTGCTTCGAGTCAAGTGGCTGTTCAGATTTTTAAGGACTTGAAAGCAAAAAACAAGTTGATCGAAATCCCCGACATTTTGATTGCGGCTACGGCTATAAACAACAACTTGCCATTGGCTACAACCAACCTGAAGCATTTTGATCGGATTGAGGGGTTGGAATTGGTGAGTATGTAA
- a CDS encoding AAA family ATPase, whose protein sequence is MELLYIWIKDWKNIKQQGFNFSSEWHFHYESGNLNITRQNDYIPHFFGTSISNVTIIVGENGSGKSNLVEFIGTCFKMGIGFVNECIIVYRTNNELHVLSYEGLFDHDPAYSGFEIKLHFFKKPASDKILRSVSDIEEARIIYYSPIEDTFFSNFGMPFEEDNFKDISERGIKTKRDQQNNVIKDEYIPPSKYYFNNIKCQAEFYAEFGNAPLTFPVPNFLKIIINPDFGKERFIAFGNEKKLDPNSIKMIWDFFEEKESIYDFFRALFVSILVNIPVHSIQEKIRFFKERIDSFPNNREKILFLEDCLNTHTGRWEDLHKMMMWLHNDCLPYWNQPFKRKEKYLLFPGREPKREPKREPKITQFFREIDTLGINVGNIFQLSWIFDNGGRGSLSSGYNNLMNLFSRIYQVSRWIGGESFILLIDEGELGLHPELQKQYLSKLIENIPVILGLYPLGSFSKVQLILTTHSPFLVSDVPSENVIFLSKNDKGACEVVENKKDKDEKVQTFGANIHTLLSDSFFLKKENGLMGSFAKKRIDQVIKFYQEEVPIEQMSIDDSKIFAQKVVDLVGEPLIKRYLLLLQASKDNTRKDDIINALERENEALKLENESLKKLLNDD, encoded by the coding sequence ATGGAACTATTATACATCTGGATCAAAGATTGGAAAAACATCAAACAGCAAGGTTTCAACTTTAGTTCGGAATGGCATTTTCATTATGAGTCTGGGAACCTAAATATCACTCGACAAAACGACTACATTCCTCATTTTTTTGGCACTTCAATCTCTAATGTAACTATCATTGTTGGAGAAAATGGCAGTGGGAAAAGTAACTTGGTAGAGTTTATTGGGACTTGTTTCAAGATGGGAATTGGGTTTGTGAATGAGTGCATTATTGTTTATAGAACTAACAACGAGCTTCATGTTTTGTCTTATGAAGGATTATTTGATCACGATCCAGCATATTCTGGATTTGAAATAAAGCTTCATTTCTTCAAGAAACCGGCAAGTGATAAAATTTTACGTAGCGTAAGTGACATTGAGGAAGCAAGAATCATTTATTATTCCCCAATCGAAGATACTTTCTTCTCTAATTTTGGGATGCCATTTGAAGAAGATAATTTCAAGGATATTAGCGAACGTGGAATAAAGACGAAAAGAGATCAACAGAACAACGTGATCAAGGACGAATATATACCCCCCTCAAAGTACTATTTTAACAACATCAAGTGCCAGGCAGAATTTTATGCTGAATTCGGAAACGCACCTCTGACCTTTCCTGTACCTAATTTTCTTAAGATTATAATCAATCCAGATTTTGGCAAAGAACGATTCATTGCCTTTGGGAATGAAAAAAAACTTGATCCAAATAGTATCAAAATGATTTGGGATTTCTTTGAGGAAAAAGAAAGCATCTACGATTTTTTTCGAGCCTTGTTTGTATCAATCCTCGTGAATATTCCTGTTCACTCGATTCAAGAAAAAATTCGTTTTTTCAAAGAGAGAATCGACTCTTTCCCTAACAATCGAGAAAAAATTCTATTTCTAGAAGATTGCTTAAATACCCACACGGGGCGTTGGGAGGATTTACACAAAATGATGATGTGGCTACACAATGACTGTCTGCCTTATTGGAATCAACCATTTAAGCGTAAAGAAAAATATTTACTTTTTCCTGGTCGTGAGCCAAAACGTGAGCCAAAACGTGAGCCAAAAATCACTCAATTTTTCAGAGAAATTGATACGCTAGGTATTAATGTGGGGAATATTTTCCAGTTGTCATGGATTTTCGATAATGGAGGAAGGGGTTCACTTAGCTCTGGTTACAATAACTTAATGAACTTGTTTTCAAGAATCTACCAAGTTTCAAGATGGATTGGTGGTGAAAGTTTTATCCTGCTCATCGATGAAGGTGAACTTGGCTTGCATCCAGAACTTCAAAAGCAATACTTGAGCAAACTGATTGAAAATATTCCAGTAATTCTTGGTTTATATCCTCTTGGTTCCTTTAGTAAAGTTCAGCTTATTTTAACTACTCACTCTCCATTTTTAGTTTCTGATGTGCCAAGTGAGAACGTGATTTTCTTAAGTAAAAATGATAAGGGTGCTTGCGAGGTCGTTGAAAATAAAAAAGATAAGGACGAAAAAGTACAAACCTTTGGTGCCAATATTCATACGCTCCTTTCAGACTCCTTCTTTTTAAAAAAGGAAAATGGTTTAATGGGAAGCTTTGCTAAAAAAAGAATTGATCAGGTTATCAAATTTTACCAAGAGGAAGTACCGATTGAACAAATGAGTATAGATGACTCGAAAATTTTTGCTCAAAAAGTGGTTGACTTAGTAGGAGAACCACTTATTAAACGTTATTTATTATTACTTCAAGCTTCAAAAGATAATACTCGTAAGGACGATATAATCAATGCGTTAGAACGGGAGAATGAAGCATTAAAACTAGAAAATGAGTCACTAAAAAAGCTGTTAAACGATGATTAA
- a CDS encoding cupin domain-containing protein yields the protein MKQLFILLVTSFVVQATAQSLKDRIIPNDPSKYRELSAVHAGAGKMGFTQLIGRNDLSTNFLYLHTGVINAKSGIGHHFHHSIEEMYVILSGEAEFTVNGRTAKIKAPAIVPCKLGDSHAIYNASNEPIRWLNFAVSQKKGVGDAFDLGDARVGASLDPIPAFVSARLEQDKLKANSQIYTGEGVLYRRLIGSEVFRTDWDHVDHLLIPAGKSAGRTALEGAEAVYYVVSGAGTLTINGETANIKADDAFSGVLGEKLSIANNGEKGLELLVIGISASKQKNLSISKPLVTPKAVALQMDFVVPKENAEAFEKVYYAIYVPAMTVQKGYRSSKLLRLFPDNLAKEIQAEPTTHNYQVQISFATEQDRRNWVKSKEHQIAWPAASGLATSYKWRGYDVMGEDDQH from the coding sequence ATGAAACAATTGTTCATCCTACTAGTGACTAGCTTCGTAGTGCAGGCCACTGCCCAATCCTTAAAGGATCGCATCATACCCAATGATCCATCCAAATACCGAGAACTTTCGGCGGTACACGCAGGTGCTGGAAAAATGGGATTCACCCAATTGATTGGCCGCAATGACCTGTCTACCAACTTCCTTTATTTACACACGGGAGTGATCAATGCCAAATCGGGTATCGGGCACCATTTTCACCACAGCATCGAGGAAATGTACGTGATCCTCAGCGGGGAAGCAGAATTTACAGTCAATGGGCGTACTGCCAAAATAAAAGCGCCCGCAATTGTGCCCTGCAAATTGGGCGATTCCCATGCCATTTACAATGCCTCCAATGAACCCATTCGTTGGCTCAACTTTGCGGTAAGTCAAAAGAAGGGTGTAGGAGACGCTTTTGATCTGGGCGATGCGCGGGTTGGTGCAAGTCTGGACCCCATTCCCGCTTTTGTATCGGCGCGCCTGGAGCAGGATAAACTAAAGGCAAATAGCCAGATTTATACCGGTGAAGGTGTCCTTTACCGTCGTTTGATCGGGTCAGAAGTTTTTCGTACCGACTGGGATCACGTTGATCACCTGCTTATTCCAGCGGGCAAATCTGCCGGGCGGACTGCACTTGAAGGTGCCGAAGCCGTTTATTATGTAGTAAGCGGAGCTGGCACGCTTACCATCAATGGTGAAACAGCCAATATTAAAGCCGATGATGCCTTCTCTGGGGTTTTGGGCGAAAAACTGAGCATCGCTAATAATGGTGAAAAGGGTCTCGAACTACTCGTCATTGGCATCTCTGCTTCCAAACAAAAGAACCTGAGCATCAGCAAACCATTGGTTACCCCCAAGGCTGTAGCCTTACAAATGGACTTTGTGGTTCCGAAGGAAAATGCCGAAGCTTTTGAAAAAGTGTATTACGCCATCTATGTACCGGCTATGACCGTGCAGAAAGGCTACCGCAGTTCCAAACTCTTGCGCCTTTTCCCGGACAATCTTGCCAAAGAAATTCAAGCGGAGCCAACTACCCACAACTACCAGGTTCAGATTTCTTTCGCTACCGAACAAGATCGCCGGAATTGGGTAAAAAGCAAAGAACATCAAATTGCCTGGCCCGCCGCATCGGGGCTTGCCACATCCTACAAATGGCGAGGTTATGATGTGATGGGAGAGGATGATCAGCATTAG
- a CDS encoding alpha/beta hydrolase, which translates to MKPYLFASALLFAISTSLCVAQTGSTAILEDFKPSTLNQPGQEYPQVNSQRYARFRIIAPAADSVRVSLGLGGRGGTKLAKATDGSWMGTTAGPMDEGFHYYNVNIDGGKFNDPGALNFYGSTRWESGIEIPAHDQDFYALKDVPHGNVQLILFPSKSTNTSRRAFVYTPPGYFENPKTRYPVLYLQHGWGEDETAWSNQGRANLIMDNLIAAGKIKPFIIVMTYGMTNDVKMGGLRNFDIKPFQTVLLDELIPYVDKTFRTIAKQEKRAMGGLSMGGMETKTITMNMPEVFSHYALLSGGTYAPADIKDKSKVKLVFLSCGSKERPDGVKNATTALKEAGFNAVSYISEGTAHEFQTWRRSLYQLAPLLFKD; encoded by the coding sequence ATGAAACCTTATTTATTCGCATCAGCATTGCTGTTTGCCATTTCTACTTCCTTGTGCGTGGCCCAAACCGGATCAACAGCAATCTTGGAAGACTTCAAACCTTCTACCCTCAATCAACCAGGGCAGGAGTATCCACAAGTAAATTCGCAGCGTTATGCCCGCTTCCGCATCATTGCGCCTGCTGCTGATAGTGTCAGGGTGAGCCTCGGGCTAGGCGGCAGAGGCGGCACTAAATTGGCCAAGGCTACCGATGGCTCGTGGATGGGCACGACTGCGGGTCCCATGGACGAAGGCTTCCATTATTACAATGTCAACATCGACGGCGGAAAATTTAACGATCCCGGGGCGCTCAATTTTTATGGTTCCACCCGCTGGGAAAGTGGCATTGAAATCCCCGCACACGACCAGGATTTCTACGCCTTGAAGGATGTCCCTCATGGAAATGTGCAACTGATTCTGTTTCCATCCAAAAGTACGAATACCTCTCGCCGTGCTTTTGTGTACACACCTCCTGGGTACTTTGAAAATCCCAAAACACGTTATCCGGTGCTTTACCTACAGCATGGTTGGGGCGAAGATGAAACTGCCTGGAGTAACCAGGGTCGCGCCAATTTGATCATGGACAACCTCATTGCTGCGGGAAAAATAAAGCCGTTTATCATTGTCATGACTTATGGCATGACCAATGATGTTAAAATGGGTGGACTCAGAAATTTCGACATCAAGCCATTTCAAACGGTTCTGCTCGATGAGTTGATTCCTTATGTGGACAAAACTTTCCGCACCATTGCCAAGCAGGAAAAGCGGGCCATGGGTGGGCTCTCCATGGGCGGTATGGAAACCAAGACCATCACCATGAACATGCCTGAAGTTTTTTCACACTATGCGCTCTTGAGTGGTGGCACCTACGCTCCAGCAGACATCAAAGACAAATCCAAAGTGAAACTCGTCTTCTTGAGTTGTGGAAGCAAAGAAAGACCCGACGGCGTTAAAAATGCCACTACTGCCCTTAAAGAAGCAGGTTTTAATGCTGTCTCTTACATTTCGGAAGGTACTGCTCATGAATTCCAGACCTGGCGGCGCAGCTTGTACCAACTGGCCCCGCTACTTTTTAAAGATTAA
- a CDS encoding PQQ-binding-like beta-propeller repeat protein: protein MIKNRNKNKKAASLFTPASIVLLLLGVIGLLSLADYSYNNTDPAHTTWTHYGGSPDQSRYFAAADITKENVGKMQVAWTYPSGDQQPYFFSPIIVDTTMYVMGKNNSLIAVSVLSGKEIWIHANLMGLSRRGLNYWESKDKKDKRLIFTLNNSLQAIDAVTGKTITSFGNDGYTDMREGLGREPSSIRRMQAMMPGVIYDDLVIVGSAPGEGFFSAPGFVRAYNVVSGKLEWTFHTIPQPGEFGYKTWPKNAYKYVGGVNVWSEISVDQTRGIAFLPIGSPTYDFYGADRLGSNLFGNCLVALDARTGKRLWHYQIVHHDLWDVDLASAPQLLTVNHGGKNIDAVAVATKHGFLFVFDRETGKPLFPIEEKPFPASKMPGEKAWPTQPISSLPNFTRHEVTLETLNPFFPDSIKQQWHKRLATAKSGLYIPPSDQYETIMMPGALGGANYGNTASDPKNGLMYILTQEHASTYRLKKVESPKMDLSVDQIAQVKTFYASTCQPCHGKNMEGVTGPALVNAGQYIIYTEFKDIVLGGKGSMPGFTHVSEETLEALYRYLGGTPRSFNFPRRTNTAPPKGPVVASGGATIKPDAQRSAPMTEYPAKVKHPKDRYITDYGTEWSGLAEPPWSSIVAYDLNKGTIKWRKPVGLDSLYAKGDPSKGSPGGTLRKGMVVTSTGVVFATAKGGKLYAFDADNGNILWETTLSYEANAQPSMYTLNGKQYLVINATSNFTRDSYDYSKKPGALPRGYVVYALPTSK from the coding sequence ATGATTAAAAATCGCAACAAAAACAAAAAGGCAGCAAGCCTTTTTACACCCGCTTCTATTGTACTGCTATTGCTGGGAGTTATTGGATTGTTGTCCTTAGCGGATTATAGCTACAACAATACCGACCCAGCCCATACCACCTGGACGCATTACGGCGGCAGCCCCGACCAATCGAGGTATTTTGCAGCAGCGGACATCACCAAAGAAAACGTTGGCAAAATGCAAGTGGCCTGGACGTATCCTTCGGGCGATCAGCAACCCTACTTCTTCAGCCCCATTATCGTAGATACCACGATGTATGTGATGGGAAAGAACAATTCGTTGATTGCGGTGAGTGTGCTGAGTGGCAAGGAGATCTGGATTCATGCCAATCTCATGGGATTGAGCAGAAGGGGCCTCAATTATTGGGAGAGCAAAGACAAAAAGGACAAACGCCTGATTTTCACCCTCAACAACTCCCTCCAGGCCATCGATGCAGTAACCGGAAAAACCATCACGAGTTTTGGCAATGATGGATATACGGACATGCGCGAAGGGCTGGGCCGTGAGCCCTCTTCCATCCGCAGAATGCAGGCCATGATGCCCGGCGTGATTTATGATGACCTGGTGATCGTAGGCTCGGCTCCGGGCGAAGGTTTTTTCTCGGCACCGGGCTTTGTGCGGGCATACAATGTAGTCAGTGGCAAACTGGAATGGACTTTCCATACCATCCCCCAACCGGGAGAATTTGGCTACAAAACCTGGCCAAAGAATGCCTACAAGTACGTTGGAGGAGTGAATGTATGGAGTGAAATCTCGGTGGATCAAACCAGAGGAATTGCCTTTTTGCCCATTGGTTCACCAACCTATGATTTTTATGGTGCCGACCGCCTGGGCAGTAACCTTTTCGGCAATTGTCTAGTGGCATTGGACGCACGCACGGGGAAACGCTTGTGGCATTATCAAATTGTACATCACGACCTTTGGGACGTCGATCTCGCCAGTGCTCCACAATTGTTAACGGTGAATCATGGTGGAAAAAACATTGATGCCGTAGCGGTGGCTACCAAACATGGATTCTTGTTTGTATTCGACCGGGAAACCGGAAAACCACTATTCCCCATCGAAGAAAAACCCTTCCCAGCCAGCAAAATGCCGGGAGAAAAAGCCTGGCCTACCCAGCCCATTTCTTCACTCCCCAATTTCACCCGGCATGAAGTGACTTTAGAAACCCTGAATCCTTTTTTCCCGGACAGCATCAAACAACAATGGCACAAAAGGTTGGCCACGGCCAAATCAGGACTGTACATTCCGCCTTCCGACCAATACGAAACCATCATGATGCCTGGTGCCTTGGGTGGGGCCAATTATGGCAATACCGCCTCCGATCCCAAAAATGGATTGATGTACATTCTGACGCAGGAACACGCCTCCACCTATCGCTTGAAAAAAGTAGAGTCTCCGAAAATGGACCTGTCGGTGGATCAAATCGCTCAGGTAAAAACTTTTTATGCCTCTACCTGTCAACCTTGTCATGGAAAAAACATGGAGGGCGTGACTGGCCCAGCTTTGGTCAATGCCGGACAATACATCATCTACACCGAATTTAAAGACATTGTCCTGGGCGGCAAGGGATCAATGCCTGGCTTCACGCATGTCAGTGAGGAAACCCTTGAAGCGCTTTACCGCTATCTGGGAGGTACTCCGCGGAGCTTTAATTTCCCTCGTCGAACCAATACTGCCCCTCCCAAAGGGCCCGTGGTCGCTTCTGGTGGCGCTACCATCAAACCGGATGCACAAAGGAGTGCGCCCATGACGGAGTATCCCGCTAAAGTAAAACACCCCAAAGATCGTTACATCACGGATTATGGAACTGAATGGTCAGGTTTAGCGGAACCACCCTGGTCTTCGATTGTGGCTTACGATTTGAACAAAGGAACCATCAAGTGGAGAAAACCCGTTGGCCTGGATTCCTTGTACGCCAAGGGAGACCCCAGCAAAGGTTCACCGGGCGGTACCCTCAGAAAAGGCATGGTGGTAACCTCAACCGGGGTAGTTTTTGCCACCGCTAAAGGAGGTAAGTTGTACGCATTTGATGCGGACAATGGGAACATTTTATGGGAGACTACCCTGAGCTATGAGGCAAATGCCCAGCCCAGTATGTACACCCTGAATGGAAAACAATACCTGGTCATCAACGCCACTTCCAACTTTACCCGCGACAGTTATGATTACTCCAAAAAGCCTGGAGCATTACCACGTGGTTATGTAGTGTATGCGCTTCCGACTAGCAAATAA